One Aegilops tauschii subsp. strangulata cultivar AL8/78 chromosome 7, Aet v6.0, whole genome shotgun sequence genomic window carries:
- the LOC109780688 gene encoding flavin-containing monooxygenase FMO GS-OX-like 8, whose product MATHSPQPTSKKVCIVGAGMAGLAAVRELRREGHAVTVLEQSHDVGGQWLYDPRTDDADPLGAAAPVRVHSSMYDSLRLMSPREAMGFSDFPFASRDGAGAGCDPRRFPGHREVYCYLKDFCDAFGLVDAIRLNTRAVRIALAPPCDVGSSLRWQVRAVQVEPESNKEVSYTEEVFDAVVVATGHYSQPKLPSIDGMEQWRRTQLHSHSYRTPGPFCGETVVVVGCGESGTDIAVELTGVAREVHLAARSMEVVSPGLSKAIARHDNLHLHLGVERLREDGAVVFADGSSAVADTVIYCTGYSYSFPFLETEGRVTVDDNRVDPLFEHVFPASPLAPSLSFVGIPIRVIAPWFFEGQARWVARVLSGRSELPTEAEMVRSVEAQRRAREAAGVPNKLAHDICGVEPHYMSEFGERWCGFPRLESWKIELFASSVKNMAANFETFRDEYEDSDTVREALKEWRRSSGVGARHPEEEEDADAAEAMPP is encoded by the exons ATGGCCACTCACAGCCCCCAACCCACGTCGAAGAAGGTGTGCATAGTGGGAGCCGGCATGGCCGGGCTGGCAGCGGTGCGTGAGCTGCGGCGCGAGGGCCACGCCGTGACGGTGCTGGAGCAGAGCCACGACGTCGGCGGCCAGTGGCTGTACGACCCGAGAACCGACGACGCCGACCCGCTCGGCGCCGCGGCGCCGGTGAGGGTGCACAGCAGCATGTACGACTCGCTCCGGCTGATGAGCCCCAGGGAGGCGATGGGCTTCTCGGACTTCCCGTTCGCGTCCAGGGATGGCGCCGGAGCTGGCTGCGACCCCCGCCGCTTCCCGGGCCACCGCGAGGTGTACTGCTACCTCAAGGACTTCTGCGACGCGTTCGGGCTCGTGGACGCCATCAGGCTCAACACCAGAGCTGTCCGCATCGCCTTGGCGCCACCTTGCGACGTCGGGTCGAGTTTGCGGTGGCAAGTGAGGGCCGTGCAGGTAGAGCCGGAGAGCAACAAGGAGGTCTCGTACACGGAGGAGGTGTTCGACGCCGTCGTGGTGGCCACTGGCCACTACTCGCAGCCGAAGCTCCCAAGCATCGACGGGATGGAGCAGTGGAGGAGGACGCAGCTGCACAGCCACTCGTACCGGACGCCGGGGCCGTTCTGCGGCGAGACGGTCGTTGTGGTCGGGTGCGGGGAGAGCGGCACGGACATCGCCGTGGAGCTAACCGGCGTCGCCAGGGAGGTGCACCTCGCCGCTAGGTCAATGGAGGTGGTGAGCCCGGGCCTGTCCAAGGCAATCGCCAGGCACGACAACCTGCACCTCCACCTCGGGGTGGAGCGGCTGCGCGAAGACGGAGCCGTGGTCTTCGCGGACGGTTCCAGCGCCGTCGCGGACACCGTCATCTACTGCACGGGGTACAGCTACTCGTTCCCTTTCCTAGAGACGGAGGGGAGGGTCACCGTGGACGACAACCGCGTGGATCCGCTGTTCGAGCACGTGTTCCCGGCGTCGCCACTGGCGCCGTCGTTGTCGTTCGTGGGCATCCCCATCAGAGTGATCGCACCGTGGTTCTTTGAGGGCCAAGCAAGGTGGGTTGCGCGGGTCTTGTCCGGCAGGAGCGAGCTGCCGACCGAGGCGGAAATGGTGCGGTCCGTGGAGGCCCAGCGGCGCGCCAGGGAGGCTGCCGGCGTGCCGAACAAGTTGGCGCATGACATCTGCGGCGTCGAGCCTCAC TACATGAGCGAGTTCGGAGAGAGGTGGTGCGGGTTCCCGCGGCTGGAGAGCTGGAAGATCGAGCTGTTCGCGTCGTCGGTGAAGAACATGGCGGCCAACTTCGAGACATTTCGTGACGAATACGAAGACAGCGACACGGTTCGCGAGGCTCTCAAGGAGTGGCGCCGCTCGTCTGGTGTGGGTGCTCGACAtccagaggaggaagaagacgctGATGCAGCAGAAGCCATGCCCCCCTAG